In Hydractinia symbiolongicarpus strain clone_291-10 chromosome 13, HSymV2.1, whole genome shotgun sequence, a single genomic region encodes these proteins:
- the LOC130624164 gene encoding A-kinase anchor protein 5-like — MEFHSRILLIFLFFFCVDSAPLNINQLDQLLKDIESLAAKDAQRLTSGDAQRLASGDAQRLASGDAQRLASGDAQRLASGDAQRLASGDAQRLASGDAQRLASGDAQRLASGDAQRLASGDAQRLASGDAQRLASGDAQRLASGDAQRLASGDAQRLASGDAQRLASGDAQRLASGDAQRLASGDAQRLASGDAQRLASGDAQRLASGDAQRLASGDAQHHKTSSECHRIQILYKGKQLYTSCIHF, encoded by the exons ATGGAGTTTCACAGTAGAATTTtactaattttcttattttttttttgcgtcgATAGCGCTCCGCTGAACATCAACCAGCTTG ATCAATTATTAAAGGACATTGAGTCGTTGGCGGCAAAAGATGCCCAACGGTTGACAAGTGGCGATGCCCAACGCTTGGCGAGTGGCGATGCCCAACGCTTGGCGAGTGGAGATGCTCAACGCTTGGCGAGTGGAGATGCTCAACGCTTGGCGAGTGGAGATGCTCAACGCTTGGCTAGTGGAGATGCTCAACGCTTGGCTAGTGGAGATGCTCAACGCTTGGCGAGTGGAGATGCTCAACGCTTGGCGAGTGGAGATGCTCAACGCTTGGCGAGTGGAGATGCTCAACGCTTGGCGAGTGGAGATGCTCAACGCTTGGCGAGTGGCGATGCTCAACGCTTGGCGAGTGGCGATGCTCAACGCTTGGCGAGTGGCGATGCTCAACGCTTGGCGAGTGGCGATGCTCAACGCTTGGCGAGTGGCGATGCTCAACGCTTGGCGAGTGGAGATGCTCAACGCTTGGCGAGTGGAGATGCTCAACGCTTGGCGAGTGGCGATGCTCAACGCTTGGCGAGTGGAGATGCTCAACGCTTGGCGAGTGGAGATGCTCAACGCTTGGCGAGTGGCGATGCTCAGCATCATAAAACTTCTAGTGAGTGTCACCGAATCCAAATTCTATATAAAGGAAAACAACTTTACACATCCTGTATCCATTTTtaa